In Theileria annulata chromosome 3, complete sequence, *** SEQUENCING IN PROGRESS ***, the sequence GATGTTCTAAGAAACAAGTTCAATGAGGAGTATATTTGTGAATTCACCAGGTACCAGGAGTTCATAATGACTAATCTTCATATCAATCCTACTGAATCTCCTGATGATGAATGTAGTTGTTACTTTCCATATCCAGATTTAATTAGGTGTCCACTTGACATAGACAAGGTGGCTAGACTTACAAGAGAATATTTTGGTGACACCAATAGTAGACTCAGTTTATCACTTCCTACAACCAACTGCAATGTAACCAAACAACACTCAAACCAAACCACCAAGCCATCAGCTCAGTCATCAAGTGTTTCAGTTATTAAGTTCTGTGATCATTGGTTAAATATGAGACTAGGCTATTGTGATAATGAGGAATGTGAGAAGGCTGTAAGATTTGCATACGAGTTGATTGTGTCAAAACTATCCAGTGACTCAGATATATTTGAGTCAATTAAGGAAACTGTAGCTAATatgaaattgaatattCTGAATACAGAAGAAGTCTATGAGACTCCAGAAGATATCCACTTACCTATAAAATCTTCAGAACATAGATCACTTAAGGATTATACTAATAAACTTAATGAACTAAGATATAAGACTACTGATAACTATCAGGATACAGTTCTTGATTACCTAAACAGATACATGATGGAGACAATGACTAACACTGAGAAGATTATGGTCCCACTAGGAATATTCTTATCCTGGTATGGATTACCAATATGTGAACAGCATATAAGAAATATGGGTAAATTTCAATATCTCATATAAGTTAAATGCAgttaatgtaaaatatttcgattttaagtttttgtaaaataaaatatggtttttaagtttttgtaaaatatagattttaaattgtaAGATATTTTAACTTAAGATTTAATGtagtaaataactataaatatgtatataaatatattggtagtatatttaaaactGCATTGTGCAATTATGTTTGAGTCTAGGTGTTAATAATGTTTTTAATCGAGTTGAACTTGTCTTGTATGTGTGATAGCTTTAAATACTGCTTAGTTTGGTcctttattttatttagtaCTTCCGGGTTTGTCTCGTCAATTTTGGCATTCAAAATTATGGGAGTTAGCCTATAGTAGACATCCCTTGGCATAGTAAATTCTAGAGCAGAATGAGTCATTTCAGAAGTAGTAACGGCATAACTTAAGTGAGTAATCAACTGATCAATACTAAGGTTTTTATTCTCCTTCTTGATATTGGAAGTTCCATGATCCATGAAATTTTCGTATAACTTTACCAAATTGGTGACATCGTCACTTTGACAATTACCAGGATCATTAGAGCCATTTGGATTAAATTGAGATAATCCATTGCCAACGCTTACCAGTAATTCTACAGGTGTGTCAGGATAAAGTAATTTTGATTCTATGAGTGCAACTACAGAAGGATTGTTGCAGTAAAGAGCACCGTCACCATAAAGGTGACCATTACGTTCAAAGAGTGGAAAGTAACCCAAAGCTGAAGTGGTTGCCTTTATAGCGTCCCTTAACCTAATGGTACAACTACCACCTATGATCTCAATTAACTTATTTAAGTCTTCAATTGTGAGATCCTTAGAGCCCAAAGAATAAATATCTTTGTGATAGTTGTAATTACGCCATATTATTGGCCTCAAAGGGGTAACATCCATCTGAGTTGATACACAGAAAAACTTGGGACAAGTAGAGTCAACTGAATAATCTATAAGTTCAATCTCCTCCAAAGAAGTCTTTAGAATATCCTTCAAAGTAGTATCGTCATAAATTGCATGCCTAAAAAGTAACCTTGTTCCAGTGATAGGATAATAATCACGGACAAAAATACTCTTGATCATAGAGTCATAAAGTTTCTGAATTTCTGAAATCTCCATTTTCTCCAATGCCACTAGTGATGCAAGAAGACCTCCAGTCGATGTTCCacaaattatatcaaaACACTCATGTAACGGTTTCTCAAGCTGTTTGTTTAAATAGTCCAAAATTTCAAGAGCAACTACACCCTTAGAACCGCCTCCGTCTATAGAAAGTATCCTAACTCCTCTATTTTCAAAAGTTTTCTGTTCATGGTATCctagaatatttaatagcTTGTTTGAGTTAAAAGTCCTTCCCATGTCCTCGTTCAAACAGTGCTTTTGGGTCTTCCAAGAAGTCATTCTCAAGTTCAAAAAGTCTATCCCATTCAAAGATAAACCCTTGtatgtattaaataaagaataatctagatttaaattttcctGGTTTACTACATTTGTGGCTATAGTTTTTAGAACCAACCGTTTATCTATCAATGGCCTGTATTTATGTCTTTCATCTTCACTTATATTTTCCAATTTAATAGGAGGTTTCACAATACTTCTAACTCGTTTTACCGAGTCTATAAACCTATTATGGTCTCTAATCTTGGTAAAACTTCTATTTCCATCCAAATAAATAAGATCTACCAAGAAACCTAAAAGTGTCATCTGAAGTACCTTAGCGTCTTCTGGATCATTTTGACTAAATCTTTCTATTCTTTCACTTTTAGTACGGTCTATTCTCGTGTTAATGTAGTCTAAATCCACACTTATGTTATTAGATTCAGGGGTGGGTGGATAAAGAAAGTTATAAAGTAAATTTGGAATTGATCCTTTGGGTGAGTTGACAAAATGATCCTTGAGCATATTTTTAAGTGACGTCAGCCTGTCAAAAATGTTCGAGACCTTCTCGTTCAAGCCAATTTTACTTGTTAAACCTGTTGGAAAATACGGCTTggttaataaattttcatcGTCAAACTCAAAACAGGAGTAATTTACAATGTCGGCCAGCAAATCAAGATTTAAACCTCTGTCAAGGGTTTCCATTACTTCATCAGACTTAAGAGCCAAAAGTGTCCATAACTCTGTGAATATATCATTTAGAACTCTGAAGTCAGTTGTTACCTTCATGATATCCAAAAGCCTAGTTGTGACAGTGGCCAAACTGAACTCATGGTGCGGCTCCATGtttatattacacattatcTCCATCTGAACTTCACCTTCTGGTTCAACTTTGGAATTATCAGTAGCTGAAAGGTTAATTGCTAATAATCCCAGCTGATAGGGTGTTTTAGATGAAATTTTGGAAGATTTGAGGGTGAATTTAGACAAATCATCCAAGCCTGAAATGTTATTGAAGTGACCCAGATTGATCCTCAAATTCCTCAACAAAGACTCTTTTGGGTCCAGTGATGAGTAGTAGTAGGGAATCCATAGAAGTTGTGTGTTTTTATCCTGTTTAACAACCTTGTTAGTATGTTTTACTGGGATTAAATAGCTTTCAATTG encodes:
- a CDS encoding patatin-like phospholipase, putative (Significant Pfam hit (5.8e-27) to Patatin-like phospholipase domain; contains putative signal peptide), whose amino-acid sequence is MESHPFKCKIQFIILTVLYLSRVPAIGMWKTTDRNVLDTFQQHLWKSPQNKQQQAFIYRPLSGSFKIQTMVSRDLKKSQKNLITLRKPIKLYSVGQKSTNLSVKDNKQTLRNRLSSGNTILNKLSPKNVFRTYSSSSVETKNDSTLDYELETLHYPDLKFNLVLKKAEKIIFENLKDKDLKNQLSALNAINMFVRTCNFVDRFIKGGLLSTLLDVLEKPYQKSIWKLVNTYIWPNKPLQTPELLSIQELVLKILISLSKFSDKLRNEMVKNESLKKTLLKIYCIYNQLQSQESGKELKDVVNTRSKVDFKSLLDELFLSLGYKVDEKITLVSPKVKEPDSKEESWTWEKMFSFSSSEDNGSNISIESYLIPVKHTNKVVKQDKNTQLLWIPYYYSSLDPKESLLRNLRINLGHFNNISGLDDLSKFTLKSSKISSKTPYQLGLLAINLSATDNSKVEPEGEVQMEIMCNINMEPHHEFSLATVTTRLLDIMKVTTDFRVLNDIFTELWTLLALKSDEVMETLDRGLNLDLLADIVNYSCFEFDDENLLTKPYFPTGLTSKIGLNEKVSNIFDRLTSLKNMLKDHFVNSPKGSIPNLLYNFLYPPTPESNNISVDLDYINTRIDRTKSERIERFSQNDPEDAKVLQMTLLGFLVDLIYLDGNRSFTKIRDHNRFIDSVKRVRSIVKPPIKLENISEDERHKYRPLIDKRLVLKTIATNVVNQENLNLDYSLFNTYKGLSLNGIDFLNLRMTSWKTQKHCLNEDMGRTFNSNKLLNILGYHEQKTFENRGVRILSIDGGGSKGVVALEILDYLNKQLEKPLHECFDIICGTSTGGLLASLVALEKMEISEIQKLYDSMIKSIFVRDYYPITGTRLLFRHAIYDDTTLKDILKTSLEEIELIDYSVDSTCPKFFCVSTQMDVTPLRPIIWRNYNYHKDIYSLGSKDLTIEDLNKLIEIIGGSCTIRLRDAIKATTSALGYFPLFERNGHLYGDGALYCNNPSVVALIESKLLYPDTPVELLVSVGNGLSQFNPNGSNDPGNCQSDDVTNLVKLYENFMDHGTSNIKKENKNLSIDQLITHLSYAVTTSEMTHSALEFTMPRDVYYRLTPIILNAKIDETNPEVLNKIKDQTKQYLKLSHIQDKFNSIKNIINT